CGCTCGACGAGGGCGCGAAGCAGCTCGAAGGCCAGGGCGCACTGTTCGGAGATGATGAAGCTGAACCAGCCGCGCCGTCCGGTCAGGATGATGTCCGGACAGAGAACGCAGGCGATGCTCCGGCCCCGTGGGACTGCACGCTGATCCTGGAAGTCCGCACTGCTGGCGACCGCCCCGGCAGCGTGGTCAAGGAAACTCGCGAGTACGTCAGCCGCGTGGAAGCCAGTCAGGAAGACCCCAACGACCCCACCATTCGCATGATTCGCACCTCGCCCCGCATGGGCGGCGGGCAGCACGAAACGCTCATCACCTGGAATGCAGACGAGTTCGACCCAGCCGCCCGCACCGCGACGTTCCGCCAGAGCCTGAAGGCGTCGGATCGTCTGGTGGATGACCTGAGCAAGTACGGCTGGGAGCTGCGGGCATGATTGGCGTCCTGAAGCTGGACATCTGCCTCACCAACCCCACGCACCCCTTTATCTGCGGCGTCTACGGCCCAGCCAGCGTCGATACCCTCGGCATCATCGAATGCGACCTGAACGACTGGGTGCAGGATCAGAACTTCGACATCAGCACCGAAATGGTCACCGTCACGGCGAAGTACGTCGAGGCCGAATACCACGAAGACCGCGTGGCCATTCCCGGCTACTGGGATCTTCAAACACTCAGCACCGCGCCCATGCTGGATCTCAGCATGGATAGTGTCGTGGCTGAGATTGAGGCCCACGGCTGGGCCTGGACCTGCCGCAAGACCCGTGACACGACCGTCGAACAGGAAGAGCACCAGGGCGCATACATCGCTCGTATCTGGACGGTGCTGCCCGACGCGCCCGGTGTGCATTACCTGGGGATTGAGTACGCGCAGACGCCCGCCACTGCGCTGTATAAGGCACTGAGTCAGGTGCAGGCCAGCGCCGAGGTGAACGCATGAGCGTGATGGACCCCTTCCGCCGCTGGGCTGCCCTGCCGAACCTCGCCGTCCTCGACACCGAAACGACTGGCCTGCACGGTGAGGTGATCGAACTCGCCATCGTGGACGGTAGCGGTGCGGTGCTGTTCGACGAGCGCATCAGGCCCACCTGTCCGATAGAACCCGGCGCACAGGCCATTCACGGCATCACTGACGCTGATCTAGCAGACCTGCCCGGCATCGCGCACCACTGGCCGCGCCTGCGAAGCATCCTGGCCGAACGGCACGTGCTGATCTACAACCGCGACTTCGACGTGTACCGGTTGTTGCACAGCCTGCACATGGGTGTGCCCCACTGGGACCCGCAGGCGGAGCACACCCAGGGCTTCGGGCATTTCCACCGCACTTCGGAGTGCGTCATGCGGGCCTATGCCGCGTCGAAGGGCTACAGGCGCTGGGTAAAGTTGGTCACTGCCTGTCGGGATGAGCGGATCGAAACCGCCGACCTTGATGCGGCCCACAGCGCCCTCGGGGATGCTCTGCGGACGCTGCGGCTGATTCAGGCGGTCGCTGGCAAGGACGGCCCGGCCCGTCTGGTGTTCCCCACAACCAACTGACCACACCAACGGGAGGCTTCACGGCCTCCCTGAAAGGACATTCATGACCACACTGGACGCCCCCAAACCCGACACCATCGAAGCCCTCAGCC
This genomic stretch from Deinococcus ruber harbors:
- a CDS encoding 3'-5' exonuclease; translation: MSVMDPFRRWAALPNLAVLDTETTGLHGEVIELAIVDGSGAVLFDERIRPTCPIEPGAQAIHGITDADLADLPGIAHHWPRLRSILAERHVLIYNRDFDVYRLLHSLHMGVPHWDPQAEHTQGFGHFHRTSECVMRAYAASKGYRRWVKLVTACRDERIETADLDAAHSALGDALRTLRLIQAVAGKDGPARLVFPTTN